A single Dictyoglomus sp. NZ13-RE01 DNA region contains:
- a CDS encoding sugar ABC transporter permease — protein MSKNTKNLLWEAFRYSVIIFGAFWMILPFFWLFSASLMTPQELLAFPPKFLPSEPQWKNYVEVIKKIPILFYYKNSLIVALSVTISVLLTSSLSGYAFAKLKFTGREALFRFVLSTMMFPVFIFIIPVYYLMKIFGWLNNHLSLITPFIVSGYGIFLMRQFILTIPNELLDSARIDGANELKIYLKIVLPLLKPALATLAILTFIGQWNSFMWPLIVTSSSQHLMTLPVGISRLSLAFSTTETQHLILTALVLQIIPTVALFLFLQRYYIKGFVLSGFGEV, from the coding sequence ATGAGTAAAAACACAAAAAACTTACTTTGGGAAGCCTTTAGGTATTCTGTAATAATATTTGGTGCCTTTTGGATGATTTTGCCATTTTTCTGGCTTTTCTCTGCCTCTTTAATGACCCCTCAAGAACTTTTAGCCTTTCCTCCTAAATTTCTTCCCTCTGAACCACAGTGGAAAAATTACGTAGAAGTAATAAAGAAAATACCAATATTATTTTATTATAAAAATAGTCTTATTGTTGCTCTATCAGTAACTATAAGTGTTCTTTTGACAAGCTCTCTTTCCGGGTATGCCTTTGCTAAATTGAAATTTACAGGAAGGGAAGCTCTTTTTAGGTTTGTTCTTTCCACAATGATGTTTCCTGTATTCATTTTTATCATCCCTGTCTACTATCTTATGAAAATATTTGGGTGGTTGAATAATCATCTCTCGTTGATTACCCCATTTATAGTAAGTGGCTATGGTATTTTCCTTATGAGGCAATTCATTTTAACAATTCCCAATGAATTATTAGATTCTGCAAGAATTGATGGGGCAAATGAGCTTAAAATATATTTAAAAATCGTTCTTCCATTATTAAAACCTGCTTTGGCAACTTTGGCAATTTTAACTTTTATAGGACAATGGAATTCCTTTATGTGGCCCCTTATTGTAACATCCTCTTCCCAGCATTTAATGACTCTTCCTGTAGGAATATCAAGACTTTCCTTAGCCTTCTCAACAACAGAAACTCAACATTTAATATTAACAGCTTTAGTTCTACAAATTATTCCAACCGTAGCTCTTTTCCTCTTCTTGCAAAGATACTATATTAAAGGTTTTGTTCTTTCGGGATTTGGAGAAGTCTAA
- a CDS encoding ABC transporter substrate-binding protein encodes MRKLLVFSIMILFVIFSFSSGKVKGGTLTIGVDQEVVGLDPNIVTAFSSFRRIDLLYNRLVKYDHNLNIVPDLASSWEIPDNLTYIFHLRKGVKFHNGRELTAEDVKYTLERILDPKTGSPGRSYIEPITSIEIIDKYTIKIKLSTPLASLLSGLASNNCAIVPKEEVEKYGNLQRNVVGTGPFKLAEWVPDNYMRLVRNPDYFEKGLPYLDEVIFRVIPEQTSLLAGLKAGALDMATINDGSVILQAKKDPNLVVMQKPGINVRTFGFNTTRKPFDDIRVRQAIALAIDRDEIVATAEFGMAMPSGPIPASVKRWAKSVKFLPFSRPNIKKAKELLTQAGYPNGFSFKIVCSPTYEGGIAVAQVIQNQLKKIGLKPELEVLEWGMYIDRWRKRDFDSMVELRGGDPDPDRFLYRILHSKGAVNNFLFKDEEIDRLLEEGRRLTKYEERKPIYDKLQALISEKAPVIFLYVPYETQVLKSYVKDFKQVGNGALYYLANTWIEK; translated from the coding sequence ATGAGAAAATTACTTGTTTTTTCCATTATGATTCTGTTTGTTATCTTTTCTTTCTCCTCTGGAAAGGTAAAAGGCGGAACTCTAACCATTGGAGTGGATCAGGAGGTTGTAGGCTTAGACCCCAACATAGTAACTGCATTTTCTTCTTTTAGAAGAATAGATCTTCTTTATAATAGGCTTGTTAAATATGATCATAACTTAAATATTGTACCAGATCTTGCATCATCATGGGAGATTCCTGATAATTTAACATACATTTTCCATCTTAGAAAGGGTGTAAAATTCCATAACGGAAGAGAACTTACTGCAGAAGATGTAAAATACACGTTAGAAAGAATTCTTGATCCTAAGACAGGTTCACCAGGTCGTTCCTACATTGAACCTATTACAAGTATTGAAATAATTGATAAATATACTATTAAGATCAAACTATCCACACCTTTAGCCTCTCTACTAAGTGGACTTGCTTCTAATAATTGTGCCATCGTTCCTAAGGAAGAAGTTGAAAAATATGGGAATCTACAAAGAAATGTTGTAGGAACAGGACCTTTTAAATTGGCAGAATGGGTCCCTGATAACTATATGAGATTAGTAAGAAATCCTGATTATTTTGAGAAAGGACTTCCCTATCTTGATGAAGTAATCTTTAGAGTAATCCCAGAACAAACTTCTCTTCTTGCAGGTTTAAAAGCAGGCGCTCTTGACATGGCTACAATTAATGATGGTAGTGTTATTTTACAGGCAAAAAAAGATCCAAATTTAGTAGTAATGCAAAAGCCGGGTATAAATGTAAGGACGTTTGGATTTAATACAACAAGGAAGCCTTTTGATGATATAAGAGTAAGACAAGCAATTGCCCTTGCCATAGATAGAGATGAAATAGTTGCTACTGCTGAATTTGGTATGGCAATGCCATCAGGTCCTATTCCAGCTTCTGTAAAAAGATGGGCAAAATCTGTCAAGTTCTTACCATTCTCAAGACCAAATATTAAAAAGGCAAAAGAATTATTGACTCAAGCAGGTTATCCTAATGGCTTCTCCTTTAAAATAGTGTGTTCCCCAACATATGAGGGAGGAATAGCAGTAGCACAAGTAATACAGAATCAGCTAAAAAAAATAGGACTTAAGCCAGAGTTAGAAGTTCTTGAGTGGGGAATGTACATTGATAGATGGAGAAAGAGAGACTTTGATTCAATGGTAGAACTAAGAGGTGGAGACCCTGACCCTGATAGATTTTTATATCGCATATTACATAGCAAAGGAGCAGTTAACAATTTCTTATTTAAAGACGAAGAAATAGATAGGCTATTAGAAGAGGGAAGAAGGCTAACAAAATATGAAGAAAGAAAACCTATATATGATAAATTACAAGCTCTTATATCAGAAAAGGCTCCCGTAATATTTCTCTATGTTCCTTATGAAACTCAAGTACTAAAATCTTACGTAAAAGACTTCAAACAAGTTGGGAATGGAGCTCTATATTATCTTGCAAATACATGGATAGAAAAGTAG
- a CDS encoding SIS domain-containing protein, with protein sequence MSADLYLERIIQILIKVKETQKNNIRKASELMADAISQGRAVYTFGSGHSVLPAQDVFPRYGTFVGIQPILDSRLMWFNILGPGGVKELLWLERTEGYIKNVLDQYPITEKDVVIVYSHGGLNAAPVEVALEFKKKDAKVIAITSMENQKKAKAIHSSGKKLSDIADITIDNGVPPEDALIEIEGRKEKISAGSTVSAVAITMALVAETGKILSEMGKLPPVFMSPNICNDPEHNNNVFKAYREFYLKLFDKI encoded by the coding sequence ATGAGTGCAGATCTTTATTTAGAAAGAATCATACAGATATTAATAAAGGTAAAGGAAACCCAAAAGAATAATATTAGAAAAGCAAGCGAACTTATGGCAGATGCTATTTCTCAGGGAAGAGCAGTATATACTTTTGGTTCAGGACATTCTGTTCTTCCAGCCCAAGATGTATTCCCAAGATATGGTACATTTGTGGGAATTCAACCGATCCTTGATTCAAGACTCATGTGGTTTAATATTTTAGGTCCTGGTGGAGTAAAAGAGCTTTTATGGCTTGAGAGGACAGAGGGTTATATAAAAAATGTTTTAGATCAGTATCCCATAACTGAAAAAGATGTAGTAATTGTATATTCTCATGGAGGATTAAACGCAGCCCCTGTTGAAGTAGCTTTAGAGTTTAAGAAGAAAGATGCAAAAGTTATCGCTATCACTTCTATGGAAAATCAAAAGAAGGCAAAAGCGATTCATTCTTCAGGAAAGAAACTTTCAGATATTGCAGATATTACAATAGATAATGGAGTTCCCCCAGAAGATGCATTGATAGAAATTGAGGGGAGAAAAGAGAAAATATCTGCAGGATCAACAGTATCAGCAGTAGCAATAACCATGGCTCTTGTCGCTGAAACTGGGAAAATTTTAAGTGAAATGGGAAAACTTCCTCCCGTATTTATGTCTCCTAATATCTGTAATGATCCAGAACATAATAACAATGTCTTTAAAGCCTACAGAGAATTTTATTTAAAGCTTTTTGATAAAATTTAA
- a CDS encoding sugar ABC transporter permease: MKKSLENRIGAGYAFLAPAIIFYIIFFLFPVIFSLLVSFKKWNMLTPFTRAPFIGWKNFIDLLKDDLFLMSLRNTLIYALLTVSITLTISLFYAVMINKAKFSVLWRFIYFAPVVTPQVAIATIWGYLYNPNTGLLNAILRFFGLKGLNWLTDPNIALFSIILTAIWAGIGGSMLIFTASLKNIPQEYYDAAKIDGATGFKEFWYITLPLLRPTLLF, translated from the coding sequence ATGAAGAAAAGCCTTGAAAATAGAATTGGGGCGGGGTATGCGTTCCTCGCCCCCGCCATAATATTTTATATTATCTTTTTCCTATTTCCAGTAATCTTTTCCCTATTAGTCTCATTTAAAAAATGGAATATGCTAACTCCTTTTACAAGAGCACCTTTTATTGGTTGGAAAAACTTCATAGATCTTTTAAAAGATGATCTATTTCTTATGTCCTTACGAAATACCCTTATCTATGCACTCTTAACAGTAAGTATTACTCTAACTATTTCTCTTTTCTATGCTGTTATGATAAATAAGGCAAAATTTTCTGTTCTTTGGAGATTTATATATTTCGCTCCTGTAGTAACTCCTCAAGTAGCGATAGCAACAATTTGGGGATATTTGTATAATCCCAATACTGGTTTGCTAAATGCTATTTTAAGATTTTTCGGTCTTAAGGGGTTAAATTGGCTAACAGATCCTAACATTGCTTTGTTTTCTATTATTCTCACGGCTATATGGGCAGGAATAGGTGGTTCTATGTTAATCTTCACAGCAAGCTTAAAAAATATTCCTCAGGAGTATTATGATGCAGCAAAGATTGATGGAGCAACTGGATTTAAAGAATTTTGGTATATCACTTTACCCCTATTAAGACCTACGCTTCTTTTTTAA
- a CDS encoding glutathione ABC transporter permease GsiD (with GsiABD is involved in the transport of glutathione into the cell) has product MKTLIRFRKNYIALTGLSIIIFYLLIAIVGIFWTPYDPIEMNYDEILQPPSLKHPLGTDEFGRDILSRIIWGSRISILISFSATLIASLLGISIGVISGFWGGKLDNFLMRVVDVLFSFPPLLLAIFIMGILGEKTYNVIIAIGIVYTPQFARLVRASILSIKNLDFVQSAFAIGGGKFHILFKHIFPNIIVPIIVQMSLCLSLGILLESALSFLGLGVQPPYPSWGNMLSSARRFMIIAPWTAIFPGLAIVLLVLGFNLLGDGLRDLLDPRLRNIK; this is encoded by the coding sequence ATGAAAACATTAATAAGATTTAGAAAAAATTATATAGCTCTTACGGGATTGTCAATCATTATTTTTTATTTACTTATAGCAATAGTAGGAATTTTTTGGACTCCATATGATCCCATTGAAATGAATTATGATGAAATTTTACAGCCTCCATCTCTTAAACATCCTTTAGGGACCGATGAGTTTGGAAGAGACATACTTTCCAGGATTATATGGGGTAGTAGAATTTCTATTTTAATAAGTTTTTCCGCAACTCTCATAGCTTCACTTCTTGGAATATCTATAGGAGTAATCTCTGGTTTTTGGGGCGGGAAATTAGATAATTTTTTAATGAGAGTAGTTGATGTACTTTTTTCTTTTCCCCCCTTGCTTCTTGCCATCTTTATCATGGGAATATTAGGAGAAAAAACTTATAATGTAATAATTGCCATCGGAATAGTCTACACCCCACAATTTGCGAGATTAGTTCGTGCCTCAATTTTAAGTATTAAAAATTTAGATTTTGTTCAATCCGCTTTTGCTATAGGGGGAGGAAAATTTCATATCTTATTTAAACATATTTTCCCTAATATTATTGTTCCTATAATTGTTCAAATGTCTTTGTGTTTATCCTTAGGCATTTTATTAGAATCTGCTTTAAGTTTTTTAGGGTTAGGAGTCCAACCCCCTTATCCCTCTTGGGGCAATATGTTAAGTAGTGCAAGAAGATTTATGATTATTGCTCCTTGGACTGCAATATTTCCTGGCTTAGCTATAGTCCTATTAGTCTTGGGCTTTAATCTTTTAGGAGATGGTTTAAGAGATCTTCTTGATCCAAGATTAAGAAATATTAAATAA
- a CDS encoding anhydro-N-acetylmuramic acid kinase → MFIKNISPNEKRLVLGMMSGTSCDGISCALIEVQGLREEKKIKFIGYLQYPYPKEIKEKIFKVYPPNFFQAKDLVRLHHTIGEIFSEAALELLNKLNIKKEQLFAISAQGPILYHDPPSEENNYKGAHMEIGESAVIADRLETITVMDLRAADIAGGGHGAPLSVYVDYLLFKDENINRAVQNIGGIANVTFLPKDISWDSLKSFDCGPGNMLIDYAVRYFTNGELEYDPDGSIAKKGKINEEILSILMDHPYIKKEPPKTTGRELFGENFFKEVLKMAEEKNLSFEDIVATLTAFTVEAIAYSYEKFYPKGYELQEVILGGGGTHNKTLVEWLKKRLHPIKVKTHEDFGIPNDAREAVTWGVLADEMLFGVPNNVPSASGAKYPVFGGKISLPPKKR, encoded by the coding sequence TAAGAGAAGAGAAAAAAATCAAATTTATAGGTTATCTTCAATATCCCTATCCTAAGGAGATTAAAGAGAAGATTTTCAAAGTTTACCCTCCTAATTTCTTTCAGGCAAAGGATTTGGTAAGACTCCATCATACTATTGGAGAAATTTTCTCTGAAGCTGCATTGGAACTACTGAATAAACTAAATATTAAAAAAGAACAACTTTTTGCTATTTCAGCCCAGGGACCAATTCTGTATCATGATCCTCCCTCTGAAGAAAATAACTATAAAGGAGCTCATATGGAGATAGGAGAATCTGCAGTGATTGCAGATAGGCTTGAAACTATTACTGTTATGGATTTAAGGGCAGCGGATATTGCAGGAGGAGGACATGGAGCTCCCTTGAGTGTATATGTGGACTATCTTCTTTTTAAGGATGAGAATATAAATAGAGCAGTACAAAATATCGGTGGAATCGCCAATGTTACCTTTCTCCCTAAGGACATTTCCTGGGACTCTCTAAAGTCCTTCGATTGTGGACCTGGAAATATGCTAATCGATTATGCGGTAAGATATTTTACCAATGGAGAACTTGAATATGATCCCGATGGAAGTATAGCTAAAAAAGGGAAGATCAATGAAGAAATTCTTTCCATTCTCATGGACCATCCATATATAAAAAAGGAGCCACCAAAAACTACAGGAAGAGAGCTTTTTGGAGAAAATTTCTTCAAGGAAGTATTAAAAATGGCAGAAGAAAAAAATCTCTCCTTTGAAGATATTGTTGCTACCCTTACAGCTTTTACTGTGGAAGCCATCGCATATAGTTATGAAAAATTTTATCCAAAGGGATACGAGCTCCAAGAAGTAATATTAGGTGGTGGAGGGACCCATAATAAAACCTTAGTAGAGTGGCTAAAGAAAAGGCTCCATCCCATAAAAGTGAAGACCCATGAGGATTTTGGGATTCCAAATGATGCAAGAGAGGCAGTAACCTGGGGAGTATTAGCGGATGAAATGCTCTTTGGAGTACCAAATAACGTTCCTTCCGCATCGGGGGCAAAATACCCAGTATTTGGAGGGAAAATTTCTCTTCCCCCAAAAAAGAGATGA
- the cas7i gene encoding type I-B CRISPR-associated protein Cas7/Cst2/DevR, translating into MKKGGLTLSIVFEAMSLNYGEGVGNISELKKLTREGYTLTYMSRQALRYELFKTLKNMFGVEDAPLTKEKEVIQFKEEANIKDYEELDLFGYMKTIRGQKAITRSAVVRFSPAISLEPYLNDLEFGTNKNFADRLKSDPNPFQFEQHYSLYTYTVTIDLDRLGKDENENIELDKETRIKRVQNVLEALKVMNREIKGRIENLNPIFVIGGIYPIKNPFFLNRIKVSLDSSTRKFKINTELIKSTLNIKINDSLVEDYTHIGLLKGYWGNENEFENAKDINDLFEELKKGVKAFYESA; encoded by the coding sequence ATGAAAAAGGGAGGTTTAACTTTAAGCATAGTTTTTGAAGCTATGAGTTTAAATTATGGAGAGGGTGTGGGAAACATATCAGAGCTTAAAAAACTAACCAGGGAAGGATATACATTAACTTATATGTCTCGCCAAGCCTTGAGATACGAGTTATTCAAAACTCTAAAAAATATGTTTGGGGTAGAAGATGCTCCCTTAACTAAGGAGAAGGAAGTAATTCAATTCAAAGAAGAAGCAAATATTAAAGACTATGAAGAGCTTGATCTTTTTGGGTATATGAAGACAATAAGGGGACAAAAGGCTATAACCCGCTCAGCAGTAGTAAGATTTTCTCCTGCTATTTCTTTGGAGCCTTATTTAAATGATTTAGAGTTTGGAACTAATAAAAACTTTGCGGATAGGTTAAAATCTGATCCTAATCCGTTCCAATTTGAACAGCATTATTCCTTATATACATATACTGTAACTATAGATTTAGATAGATTAGGAAAAGATGAGAATGAAAATATTGAGTTAGACAAAGAGACAAGAATTAAAAGAGTACAAAATGTGTTGGAAGCATTAAAGGTTATGAATAGAGAAATAAAAGGACGTATTGAAAATCTAAATCCTATTTTTGTAATCGGTGGTATATATCCAATAAAAAACCCATTTTTCTTAAATAGGATTAAAGTATCTTTAGATAGTTCTACAAGAAAATTTAAAATAAATACTGAATTAATAAAAAGTACTCTAAATATCAAGATTAATGATTCCTTGGTTGAAGATTATACTCATATTGGATTACTAAAGGGGTATTGGGGAAATGAGAATGAGTTTGAAAATGCAAAAGACATAAATGATTTATTTGAAGAATTAAAAAAAGGGGTAAAAGCTTTCTATGAAAGTGCTTAA
- the cas8a1 gene encoding type I-B CRISPR-associated protein Cas8b1/Cst1 — protein sequence MERVYLSDWLFNAGIIGFLSILLEGKEDIKEGENILSNGKTIYIGENYIQFERDILEGFSDKYFNSAYERYRRTDRFIEYCMEILEKINNKEISEKDIEKIYKDFKKRLDSFSRLKNLLEKDLPSFSLEEIKRNPELFSDYILKILDIIEKNKQTLIENDVKIYLGNIYGQKNFLNRSVTSDYKIKFKEEFEDNIIKGINKLEKNTLCVNCGERYAKKNINFDTGLSPFTGVNTDALNFFWNFKAKLPLCEICELIYFCTFKGFTESVREDKYFFVNSDTSVVDLYKNNLLLQDQLKKNLDENIFIDFFSELLINEERQKSKHALQSIAFIEIDLTNKELLPKVFSFNISRSKAEFLKHHSENTFKIISKISYSIKDKNKSIVLELLEKILANTLNYDYLNFLEYLYLENLKGNMEIKTFYYPYHLNILNLIISEYLRKFRKRERSDRMSLINEDQIWFMFKKGEEIANKLIEEKAENKIPSLSYKLLSYLRTEDIHGFMDHILRIYISYALEVPTLFVKAISDKELFLSYGYSFVNGILSKYTSKE from the coding sequence ATGGAAAGAGTTTACCTTTCGGATTGGCTCTTTAATGCAGGTATCATTGGATTCTTATCAATTCTTTTAGAGGGAAAAGAAGATATAAAAGAAGGAGAAAACATTCTTTCTAATGGAAAAACTATTTATATTGGGGAAAACTATATCCAGTTTGAGAGAGATATATTAGAAGGTTTCTCTGATAAATATTTTAATTCAGCTTATGAAAGATATAGAAGAACCGATAGGTTTATAGAATATTGCATGGAAATATTGGAAAAAATAAACAATAAAGAAATATCAGAAAAGGATATTGAAAAAATCTATAAGGACTTTAAAAAAAGATTAGATAGTTTTTCAAGGTTAAAGAACTTATTGGAGAAGGATTTACCAAGTTTTAGCCTCGAGGAAATTAAAAGAAACCCTGAACTATTCAGTGACTATATATTAAAAATTTTAGATATTATTGAGAAAAACAAACAAACACTTATAGAAAATGACGTTAAAATATATTTAGGAAATATCTATGGGCAAAAAAACTTTTTAAATAGAAGCGTTACTTCAGATTACAAAATTAAATTCAAAGAAGAGTTTGAAGATAATATAATTAAAGGGATTAATAAACTCGAAAAAAATACGTTATGCGTAAATTGTGGGGAAAGATATGCCAAAAAGAATATAAATTTTGACACAGGACTCTCCCCTTTCACTGGCGTTAATACTGATGCATTAAATTTCTTTTGGAATTTTAAAGCAAAACTTCCTCTCTGTGAAATATGCGAATTAATATATTTCTGCACTTTTAAAGGCTTTACTGAATCTGTAAGAGAAGACAAATATTTCTTCGTAAATAGTGATACATCTGTTGTAGATCTTTATAAGAATAATTTATTATTGCAAGACCAACTTAAAAAGAATCTTGATGAGAACATTTTTATAGACTTTTTTAGTGAACTATTAATAAATGAGGAGCGTCAAAAAAGTAAACATGCCCTTCAAAGTATTGCTTTTATAGAAATCGATCTGACTAATAAGGAATTACTTCCAAAGGTTTTCTCCTTCAATATAAGCAGGTCAAAAGCAGAATTTTTAAAACATCATTCTGAAAATACTTTTAAAATTATATCCAAAATAAGTTATTCTATAAAAGATAAAAATAAAAGCATAGTCTTAGAATTATTAGAGAAGATCTTGGCAAACACTTTAAATTACGACTATCTAAACTTTTTAGAATATTTATATCTGGAAAACTTAAAAGGTAATATGGAAATTAAGACATTTTATTATCCATACCATTTAAACATCTTAAACCTAATAATTAGTGAGTATTTAAGAAAATTTAGAAAAAGAGAAAGGAGTGATAGAATGAGTTTAATAAATGAAGATCAAATTTGGTTTATGTTTAAAAAAGGAGAAGAAATTGCAAACAAACTTATAGAGGAAAAGGCTGAGAACAAAATTCCTTCCCTATCCTATAAACTTCTCTCCTATCTAAGAACAGAAGATATACATGGTTTTATGGATCACATTCTTAGAATTTATATTAGCTATGCCCTTGAGGTTCCAACCTTATTCGTAAAAGCTATTAGCGATAAAGAGCTATTTCTCTCGTATGGTTATAGTTTTGTAAATGGTATTTTATCTAAATATACATCTAAAGAATAA
- a CDS encoding glutathione ABC transporter permease GsiC (with GsiABD is involved in the transport of glutathione into the cell) encodes MGKYIIKRLLSIIPVLFGVSILVFFLVRLIPGSALELFLGTQVEATPEQMEELKRIFGEDKPIPILYFEWLARILRGDFGYSLRTSRPVLPDILSRLPLSLELTIFSLLISIIIGIPLGILSSLKQNPVIDILIRITGLLGLSLPQFWLATLFVILFSSLEGWIPMGNFIPFSQNPFLNIKMLFFPSLAIGLGLGAVVMRFTRNSILEVLQMDYIKTAKAKGLPQKVVLFKHALRNALLPIVTILGFNAGYLLGGAIVIEEVFALPGMGRLALYAIFQRDYPLLQGIVLIISLLFVIINLFTDIIYALIDPRIRYD; translated from the coding sequence ATGGGAAAATATATAATAAAAAGATTATTATCAATCATTCCTGTTTTATTTGGAGTATCTATCTTAGTTTTTTTCTTAGTAAGATTAATTCCAGGAAGCGCTTTAGAGCTATTTTTAGGGACACAAGTAGAAGCAACTCCTGAGCAAATGGAAGAACTTAAAAGAATTTTTGGAGAAGACAAACCTATTCCTATTCTTTACTTTGAGTGGTTAGCAAGAATCCTAAGAGGAGATTTTGGTTACTCTTTAAGAACAAGTAGACCAGTTTTGCCTGATATTTTAAGTAGACTTCCTCTTAGTTTAGAATTAACAATATTTTCTCTGTTAATTTCTATAATTATTGGAATTCCCTTAGGAATATTATCTTCTTTAAAACAAAATCCTGTTATTGATATTTTAATTAGAATTACTGGACTTTTAGGACTTTCTTTGCCTCAATTTTGGCTTGCAACCCTCTTTGTTATCTTATTTTCTTCTCTTGAAGGTTGGATTCCTATGGGAAATTTCATACCATTTTCCCAAAATCCATTTCTTAATATAAAAATGCTATTTTTCCCATCCTTGGCTATTGGACTTGGTTTAGGAGCGGTAGTAATGCGATTTACTCGAAATAGCATTTTAGAAGTTCTTCAAATGGACTATATTAAGACAGCTAAAGCAAAAGGACTTCCCCAAAAAGTTGTATTATTTAAACATGCTTTAAGAAATGCATTACTTCCAATAGTCACAATTTTAGGTTTTAATGCAGGATATCTATTAGGGGGAGCGATTGTTATAGAAGAAGTATTTGCTCTTCCCGGAATGGGAAGATTAGCTTTGTATGCTATTTTTCAAAGGGATTATCCTCTTCTACAAGGTATAGTTCTAATTATTTCTTTACTATTTGTCATTATAAATTTATTCACTGATATTATTTATGCTCTTATAGATCCAAGAATTAGATATGATTAA
- the cas6 gene encoding CRISPR-associated endoribonuclease Cas6, whose protein sequence is MKLIKDALSNTELGKEYLKDSYHYEDKSNKAPKPFCFAVRFQHDKEEFKKDKEIFYLKSPIEFYVSSIDTGFLVALYNGLISKRLYPFKIGEGTISKMKSIILLREKEIKENKAIFKTLSPILIEDKNENPLLPLDKDGHLLELTNENFVYFLREFNYITDSILKVIRGSGIKERIEFKPIKIRKEVVKHRVREKNTEPKIYTYTCFSGIFELSGDPEDLNYVYKLGIGLRRAQGFGMVEVV, encoded by the coding sequence ATGAAACTCATAAAAGATGCTCTTAGCAACACCGAGCTTGGGAAAGAATATTTGAAAGATTCATATCATTATGAAGACAAATCTAACAAAGCTCCAAAACCTTTTTGCTTTGCAGTAAGGTTTCAACATGATAAAGAAGAATTTAAAAAGGATAAAGAAATTTTTTACCTTAAAAGCCCTATCGAATTTTACGTATCCAGCATTGATACAGGCTTCTTAGTAGCTCTTTACAATGGATTAATAAGCAAAAGGCTATATCCCTTTAAAATTGGAGAGGGGACCATCTCAAAAATGAAAAGCATAATTCTTTTAAGAGAGAAGGAGATAAAAGAAAATAAAGCCATATTTAAGACGTTATCTCCAATTTTAATAGAAGATAAAAACGAAAATCCCCTGCTCCCTCTGGATAAAGATGGACATTTGCTGGAACTCACCAATGAAAATTTTGTTTATTTCCTAAGGGAATTTAACTATATAACGGATTCAATTCTCAAAGTGATAAGAGGTAGTGGCATTAAGGAAAGAATCGAGTTTAAACCTATAAAAATAAGAAAGGAAGTTGTTAAACATAGGGTAAGAGAAAAAAATACAGAGCCTAAAATTTATACCTACACATGCTTTTCTGGGATCTTTGAGCTCTCTGGAGATCCTGAGGATTTAAATTATGTTTACAAGCTTGGGATTGGTTTAAGAAGAGCACAGGGCTTTGGCATGGTGGAGGTGGTGTGA